Part of the Juglans regia cultivar Chandler chromosome 14, Walnut 2.0, whole genome shotgun sequence genome, TTTTCAcactcagaaggtcggacatcctgaaaaTGATGTTGATGTGTATCTTTCTtgttctcaaacttattataatgctcatgaaaTATTGCCTTATATTTGCAGAATGCATTACCAATAAGCTCTTCCACAATCTTACGCTCATCTTcttgaccaaaatttaattcgaaatcattcttgaaaaaaaatagtcacaaacatattatcatttataatattctaaatttaagtaaaatatataaatttattctactaaatcaatattttaaacattaccaaacaatgcttcttgataagctctttaacataTTAGaggactttcttccatgaagtcgttgccaaaggtgCTCTTACATGAACTTATGCAAGTCAAGCTACTGGTTGTCATTTGCCTCCGGTATGTTCGTCAAAAATGTTAATCTTGATCTAACGCACCTTACGATAATTTTTCAATGTCACGcctctagtggtgcctcgaccttgacgagattgtactgtagactctataaaatataacattgtaatcaatctctattatatgtctattatatgaccttaattaataacttttatgagttttatatttttacattacTCTATAGAGTCAATCTCTGATGGTGAGTCTGAATGAGAGCTATGAACAGGTAgagatgggttgcgaacttccttcctctttggtggcataatttcaaactactgatacattcaataagttaaatatttgtcatcaagtgtaatgttaaTGCATAATTTCAAACCTTACATTTTTCATCAAGTGTAAGATTTGCAAGAATGATCTTACATTTCCAAACTGTCCACTCtagacaattcaagagttatcaattaAGCATTCATCcagattgataactctcgaatgagtctaaggtttattttgataaacaaaCAATGCAAGATTTGCTAACATATGTCaaataataacaacatattatttatacaacaatacaacaaaaacataattattaagtcttatttaaagatttagtagtattttaattaaaatacttcattttattaatttagaattaactatttaagtattattaaatcttaactatttgtgttttaatttaaagatttagtattaagtatttttatttttatttttatttagtttaagtatttttaaactatttttgaaTAATCATTATGGACAACTATCCTTATATATTCTTGTTTCTAATTGTAAATACATTGATGTATATTTTCTGTTTGAATGGTGTTAAactatgttcgaacataacatACCCATTCGAACGGTAAGCCTAAACTGTTCGAACGGGTTCATTCCAGATTCCAGTCCTCTTCAACAACGGAAAACGTCATTAATCATGAACTCATAgcaacacaaacaacaatattaaatacaaacaaattttcaaaattgtaaaatatcatattcaaaccaaaatgagaatataaaaaacataccTAGGTTTTGGAAGATGAAAAGGTAAGGAGATTAAATTATATGTTGTGTACCCAATGCGAAGGAGATCCCCAAAAAGTAGTAAAAAGAACGaattaatccgagaataattgAGTGAGATGAAAACTAATAGTATTTGGGGGCTGAATTGAAGGAGAATGACATTGGTTCGCGAAAGAGCTTTGGTTTGTGAGAGACTGAGAGTTGGGGGAGGAGTAAGattgtgaggttctgtcgtgtATTTACAGAACATTTcttgttcgaacggttagtaaataaccgtttGTACATGAAACTATGAAGCAGCAAAAATTTCCCTTCTAAAGTTtctcgttcgaacggtaatgTATGCATTCTCGCTTTGGttcataaacgttcgaacgcttATTATTAACAGTTCAAACAGTTTGGTAAAtgtgtaataatatttttttttacactatacctttaaataaaataacaacattaatatatatatagacatattagatgatattATAGTTTAGTAACAtagtaatatcatattataatatataatcgagcatattatatattatattatatgaatatataatgtcatactaattaaattataagaaacatatatatagtatcaacaTATTGTCTCATCTATAGTATCATcgtatatagtgtcatctaattgaactataactaaaatatattacgttaatttattagactatatataacatatatatagtgtcatatatagtgtcatctatagtactagcatgtatagtatcatctaattttactataactaaaatataatacgttaatatattagactatagataACATATTGCGCGCGTACAACATgatcatattttatgtaattaagtATTGACCCCAATTATGTAGTTGATTTGACACAAAACATATCCTTTTTTTGGGCTATATACGGCCAAAGCGACAGCCGCAAAGCCAATATTAAACAGGTAATTATATTAGAACCATCCAGGCAGTATTTGCCATCGGCCGGGCGTTTATATAGTCCTAATAATTAGCGGCCTCTTTCTATATATCCTTGCTCTCCAAGCAGCTTTGACTTCAACTTTTTACCTCTCATGCACGTATGCATTTTTAATTTCCTTGGTCTTCAAGTCATTTGTATCTTTGCCTCCATCTCCACCATATATCACTAccataaatattaatagaacATGATCTTTTACTTCAGTTATCATTATCCATTTCAAGTACTGATTTCTTTCTCTCCGAAAGAAGTCGATCCACAATTTCAAGTCCACAACTTACAAAAAGAGAGACAAAATGGCTCTTTTCTCTGCCTTTTTCAGTTACTTCAAGTGCCTGATCAAGTGCTTCAAGTCCCCTCATGTCTCTGATGATCATCCTGTACTTGGAGCTTCCGGCTGCGTAGAACAACGTTCTTCGggcaaatctaaaaataaatcaaaatcatCCGAAGCTCCGATTGTTGTATCTCACTTCCCCATTAGCTCACACAAATCCCTCTTGTAGTAAGATGGATACGATTAATGTCATAGGGAAGtgttattcatcatcattttaattattacctaCTCTTTGTCATCTCTCGATGTTGcatcaaataattgaaaaaatatcgGTTGTCTCTACTCATTTTTCAATCAATTGATGTCATATCAagattattgataaaaaaacgatgattagaaaatgataaatatcatttttctaacgTTATGTTCTCATTACATGTGCTTGTTCCATACAAGTACTGAGAACGTCTAAGACGGTATAATCTGCAGCAAGGTTGGAAACTGATTCATGCGGGCATGCAGTTTACTCaagcttgtaaaaaaaaattgaaggccaTAAATAAGAATTTCATGATCAGTTGtatctccatttttttctttatgccGGTATTACTAAATAtgtatagttttataatttgatgcCCATGACCTTGtgaatgatttgtaaataaaatatcaatgttGGCTACCAAACGAGCCTCTTTAgagttttaattaaaatgttattatcTTTGAAGGGTGAAGGCTTGAACTATATAATCATAGCAATCTGATCATAAAAATTTTGGCAATAGCACAAAAATTCAATTTCTAAAGGAATgatggaaatatatataataactcatCCAAAGTGAAAATCTTGTTTTTGAGAGAGTGATGATATTAAACAACATGGgtaatgtgataccccatatgataagtaTAAGAATAGATGTtgtatgagatcctacattacttgaaaatgagaaattattgctccttataaggttccaataggcTGGCGGCAGATCGGCCATGAACATGTGGCCTTATAGGGTCTCCTTCAAGTCGATTTTGGTGTTGACAAATGCAGAATTTTCCTGAGAAAACAGCagagatgaagttgaaagtgaaGAGGAGAAGGGAAAATTATCAAGAGAAAGGGATCAAAGACCCTGCTTCATGGGCCACAAGAGAGGATTGGCATGATCAACATTCTTGCTATGATTTTGATGCTCGATGGAGACTGGAAACAAAATTTGGATTTCGTATTTGATGATTAATTGAAACTGTTTCGAATTGCTTTTAGAGGTGAGATTATATGTTTCGTACTATTTAAAGCGGTCAGGGAACCATTCGAGTACTTTCACTTAAGGTGTAATCATTCCAATCGGGATGATCGTTCATCATTTTTTTGAACCAGATTAATCACTCCTAGTGGACCGGATCGGACTGTTAGTTATCAATCTGGGCCAGTTTCAAATGATGTTTAATCATACAAAAAAGCTCACAATGTATATTTTTGACCCATTAGTATAAAAAAGTCCacaatgtttataattttgaataatacaactatttaactttattttcacatttctttatttaaaaattgccTAAAAGAATTTGTTCACATtatcaaaattgataattatatattagttaattgatattagttaattaataattaatatatatttaacattttatattgtcaatagtcataaattagataaaaattatataattaatttatataactattatataaaataaaatatataattttttaagaaaattttaaatatatatatatttgtaattcagtcggtccggtccaatccgAAGTGAGAAAACCCCACCTCGAGACCGGATTGATTCTAGAAATATCCCAAACCGACCTAGGACCGAAACcaaccattaattaattaattaactacaagaaaaacaaacagtTATAAAGGATTAATTACAATGATAACGACtatttgtgataaaataaattaattttgacaagaaataattattttcactagaattaaataaataattttttttatagtattgtAAATTTCAATCCGGTTGAATTTTCCGGTCCGGACCAAAATGTACACGCCCCCCCCCCAACTTTCACGAGATAGACCGGTTGGTCAAAGAACTATATATCTAGCAACTTCACGAACTATACATTGTCGGTGTCCCCCAACATTTTGGCCCACGCAGGTTTTTCTGGCGCAGGCTTTCAACGTGCTATGAATTTTGTCATCCATTTTTTATTCTCGCCAGCATTTTGTTGTAATAAGGATTGCAGCCCAACGTAGGACccaccaagaaaaaaaaggaaggaaaatttgtctcgtttgaattcaaaattcacatcaactcatttcatctcatcattataattttttttaaattttcacataaaatataataaacaattcaactttttcaaatctcataataacttttttaaattctcacacaaaatataataaacaatttaatttttatattattttttacaaatcatctcaactcatctctaaattcaaactacTCCTTAACAATCTCGTCGTCTAGCTATGTCAGACTGCTTGGCACAAAGGTATATATaatagggtgagtttggttaccaaacttatctcaactcatctcaactcatcattacaactttttcaaattccaatacaaaatataataaacaattcaactttttcaaattctaaaataataataatattaaaaaataatattctaacaatattttatcatctcaactcaactcacttcaacatccaaacacaaccataATTTGTTCACTGGAGTGCTTAATTCGATGTTATTTGATCCATTAATGGATCGTCTGAGAGTGAAGCAAAACATGAAAAGAGAGAGTTTGAATTCGATTAAATAAAGCACGTGAGATGCAAAGGATGAACGTCGGTACTGGAAAGTTGCGATTTTGGTGTGAAAAATTGCTTGCAAGaaactttttcaagaaaatattatgtACTATAGCTCTAGGCTCGTGTAGCACTCCAGACATGTATGTGAAGTACGGCAGGAAAGAGACCCAGGCAGTCTGCAATTaaaatgacatgatcatatccACCAACCTGTTCAGGGAGTCGTCGGACGAACCACCTGCTCTAATACAAAGTTCAACTTTTCCCTTCAAATTATTGGCACTCTCTCTCACCGCCTCCCCTTCCTTATCCACCATTAATTTTCTTACAGCTCTCTCTATCTGACCTCTCTCCAACTCCTCCAATTCCAAACCTACCCTCCATACATGGCTCAGGTACCTTGCATTCACTTTCTGGTCCCCGAAAGAAGGTCTGCAAATCATTGGAACCCCTTCACAAATACTCTCCAGCGTTGAGTTCCAGCCACAATGGCTCAAAAACCCTCCCACCGCGCTATGTGCCAGAACTTCCTTCTGTGGTGCCCATTTCACAATGCAACCTTTCTCTCCAAGAGTTTCTCTGAGAACTTTAGGAAGTTCTTCTATCCATTGATCTGAACCGTAACTATTTGAGCCAGGTCGAATCACCCACAAGAAAGGCTGCTGACTGTTGGCTAGTCCCCATGCCAATTCAACTAGCTCTTTCTCATCCATGGATGCTATGCTTCCCATGCTGACGTATATAACTGAGTTTTTAGTTTGCTTCCCAAGCCATGACATACAGCTCGTGTCTTCTTCCAATAAGCTACTGCTATAAGAGGCTGGAGCAAATTTGTGCACAGGACCAACGGGAAGAACTGGAACTTGGCATTGTTGTTGGATTTGCTCCAATAATGATAGTTCAAGGCTTTCCATGGTATTCCAAACGATGGCTGATGATGTTCCAATATTATACGAGTCAACAACTATCTGCTCAAAGCCGCGTAAAGTTTTAGACCTGGGAACGGGTAGATCCTTAAACCTGAGTAGATGAAGACCAGGGACTGGGTCCTGTGACGCAGAATCTGTAATCGATTCGTAGCGGTTAGTACTAGCTAGTACGGTAcagccaaaaaaataaagagagtgcACCGCTCAaccaaaatttctatttttattttcaatttttttatttatatttttttgtcattttaaaatatttttaaaaaatataaaaaaattaatatattaataatcagttctttaactattaaataaagaaaaaaataaaaaaatacataaaaatacaaaaaatattaaaatgagaagaCAAATGGAATGGGCTCGCCATATTCGTCactatatcaaaagaaaaaagaaaagattcgTTCACGAGGAACatattcttgaaactttttcatttttttttataaaaaaatgctactttgacaCTTAAATTTGACacttaaaatgttttaatatgaataaaaaataaaataaaaagaaaaagaaaaattgaccCGGGGGGGCACTTACCTATAGTCACATATATACCTTGAAAGGGAATGTAACCTTCTGCCTTGAGTGTGAGAATGGCGGTACGAGCCAGAAAAGTAGCAGCACTGGTGGTGCGTAAGACGATGCTTGGAAGCTTCAAAGAATTGGCCACAGCCTGGGAGATGTACATGAGCTCATCATGGATGATGCAGGCGACATCATCGTTTTGGCCTCCTCGCCGTTGCGTCATTATCTGAGACAAGCATTCGTGGAGATGCGATTTGCATCCGACATTCGCCACCTGTATAATTCTTACTAGATCCCCGGATGATATATCGTCCCCGGATAAGCCATCTTTGAACGGAATGAACTCGAAAGAAGGATGGTTGGAAGGGTTAGGAGAGTTGAATTTGCAGTGAATAACTGTAATGGAGAATCCCTTGGAGTGAAGAAAGCTACCTAGTTGAAGCATGGGATTTATGTGTCCTTGAAATGGACATGGCAGTAGAACTAACCGGCGCCGATGTCTCTGTCCGTTCTTTTCCATCTCCGGCCTGCCTCTCAGGGACGTTACACAAAGGACGAGGTTGCAGCTAGTGTATCGATGTTTCCTAAGAGAGCTGCTAGTAACAGTCTTTTATAAGGAGGCCCGTGTACTCCATCATTTGTCTTTTTGTCCATATCAGCATATCTCAAATGACCAAAATGTCATGCTTTGGATTTGCCCAAAAATCGTATATGAGAGGAGGCATTCGATTTTATTTTGCCGCTTACCCAACCTGCATGAACCTCTTATATGCTTTGTGCCgttattaaaagagaaatagattTTTATCGTCATTTAATTACgacgaaaagattatttataattaaaataaaattatttcgttaaaattaactgaccacaaataaataattttcttataatgtgTTTGAAATCCGGCATTGTGGTCAGCTCCTCCACCACTAACATTGTTCTCagctccaccaccaccaccaccaccattggtaACGTAAATCCAACCCAATCCAGCCCATGCTAGATTCTTTTCAACGGGAGTACTGTTTGAGTTCAGCGTCTTGGTGAGCTCCTCCATCACCGGCATTGTCAGCTCCTTATAAAGTACTGCCAATGTTTAAAATTACTTCTGCAACACAGTGAAATATAAAGTAATCAATATTAAGGAGTTGATACATTTGTTAAGGGTCAATATTAAAGTAATCAATACGTTATATCAATCCACGTGGACCAGCAAAGATGCACCATAGAGCCTATGTACGTTGCCATATAATTTCAGAATAGTTGCAGCAGCAACATTGGTGATAGCAGAACCCAAACTCTAATGGCAGTCggtttgatatataaaatatcttatttcatctcaatttatcattataatttttttaaacttttatataaaatataataaataatttaatttttttaaatattaaaataaaaattatattaaaaaatcatattctaataattccTTCCAGCCAGATCTCTAGCACTTTAAAAAGAACCGTTTTTTGGCATTTAATAAAACGCCTCGTTTTGACCACGTAAAGGGTACGTGTGCATACCTCTTGTTGGGGATTGTATTAAGAATTTCTCGTTATTTATTAGGTAGATTGAAACCCTAGACGTAAACTCTTTAGCaagctttttataaaaaaaaaatatttaatcatatttttcgGAGTttactttttacaaaattctttgtaagtatataaatattcttttgaGTAAAATACTGAAACTTCTCATTAATAGgaaatattacaatatttatccttcaaaacaaaagaggaaaaaaaatgctactATGCCCCTTTATTTTACACCCTTATTTTGgccatttatatattaaaattttttttttaatttttttcttttacttactgattaaggaagtgactattaatatattggtttatttttttattttttaaaaatattgaaatatgttaaaaaaaatgagaattgtACTAGTGGGCACACCTAGGGGTCAAAGCTGGGCGGCATGCACACTACAGCTTAGGTCCGGTTGGATAcacaaaatcatctcatctgatcattataatttttacaaactcacatacaaaatataataaacaattcaatttttttaaattttaaaataaaaattatattctgacgAGATTTTATTCatgaataaaatcttgttagaatataatttcatctcatctgaattgcgtaaccaaacgagacctaaaactATTCAAAGAGGAAATTAATAGATCAAGAGGGATATTCTTCTTCCATCCATATGATCGATACCCAAAAGATAGAGATCGAGCAAAGTTGTGGCAAGAGAAACAGCAGTACTGATTTTAATTTGTCTGTTTTCCTTTGTACGTAGCTGGCAATCAGTTCTTGTTTGATGCTTGCATTTCTTAGCTGCTGGACGCAACGTGgaactatctatatatatgttgacgTCGATACTCAAAAGAGAACAAACTAATTGTGAcataaatgatgttttctcaatCTTTATGATCTTAACAATTAATGACTTGCATGGACAAAGTAGTTGACGAGGAAGGGCAAATGAAGTTGAAGTTAGACACCGTTTGTTTCATTTTTCCA contains:
- the LOC108998458 gene encoding UDP-glucose iridoid glucosyltransferase-like isoform X2 — encoded protein: MEKNGQRHRRRLVLLPCPFQGHINPMLQLGSFLHSKGFSITVIHCKFNSPNPSNHPSFEFIPFKDGLSGDDISSGDLVRIIQVANVGCKSHLHECLSQIMTQRRGGQNDDVACIIHDELMYISQAVANSLKLPSIVLRTTSAATFLARTAILTLKAEGYIPFQDSASQDPVPGLHLLRFKDLPVPRSKTLRGFEQIVVDSYNIGTSSAIVWNTMESLELSLLEQIQQQCQVPVLPVGPVHKFAPASYSSSLLEEDTSCMSWLGKQTKNSVIYVSMGSIASMDEKELVELAWGLANSQQPFLWVIRPGSNSYGSDQWIEELPKVLRETLGEKGCIVKWAPQKEVLAHSAVGGFLSHCGWNSTLESICEGVPMICRPSFGDQKVNARYLSHVWRVGLELEELERGQIERAVRKLMVDKEGEAVRESANNLKGKVELCIRAGGSSDDSLNRLVDMIMSF
- the LOC108998458 gene encoding UDP-glucose iridoid glucosyltransferase-like isoform X1, with protein sequence MEKNGQRHRRRLVLLPCPFQGHINPMLQLGSFLHSKGFSITVIHCKFNSPNPSNHPSFEFIPFKDGLSGDDISSGDLVRIIQVANVGCKSHLHECLSQIMTQRRGGQNDDVACIIHDELMYISQAVANSLKLPSIVLRTTSAATFLARTAILTLKAEGYIPFQGIYVTIDSASQDPVPGLHLLRFKDLPVPRSKTLRGFEQIVVDSYNIGTSSAIVWNTMESLELSLLEQIQQQCQVPVLPVGPVHKFAPASYSSSLLEEDTSCMSWLGKQTKNSVIYVSMGSIASMDEKELVELAWGLANSQQPFLWVIRPGSNSYGSDQWIEELPKVLRETLGEKGCIVKWAPQKEVLAHSAVGGFLSHCGWNSTLESICEGVPMICRPSFGDQKVNARYLSHVWRVGLELEELERGQIERAVRKLMVDKEGEAVRESANNLKGKVELCIRAGGSSDDSLNRLVDMIMSF